Below is a genomic region from Cyprinus carpio isolate SPL01 chromosome B6, ASM1834038v1, whole genome shotgun sequence.
AACGGTCCCGCTGAACTTCCTGAAGGCTATAAACTGACCATGCACATCTCACAGACCACTTCAGAGAACGTGAGAGTCTTTAGACCTCGGACAAGTGCAAAAAAAGACGATGTGTGGAGTGagtgaataatataatattttacaatgcttTTTGGAACAATGCTTTTTGGAGCTTTTTTTAGTTTGTGCTCCACTGAAAAAGCAGAATGCATTTTATggaaaatgtattactttatgGAAAAAGTATTCCTTAAATTATTTGTGGAAAAGAGAAGGTTTGAAAACGTATAGAGTAATTTTTCAGGCATGCATAATGTGAaattttatgatgcatttaattAGATGGAGGCAAAAACTGGTACATTAGTACTTTACTAAATCTCTTTCTTTTACCAGAGCACAAACTCTTGAAGTTGTTCTTGAAAGACTATATCATGGTGGTGGGAACGGACACGCTAACAGAGGAAGTGCCCTATCTGGGAGGCAAAACTGAACTGGCGTTCTTTGTAGAGGGTCTTCGCTTCCCTGATAAAGACTTTGATGGGCTCGTCACCATCAACCTCAGTCTACTAGAGCCCTGTGGCAAGGTTAGTGAAAGACGAATCTCTGATCTCTCACGCAACCTATAGGACATCAAACTTTGTTCTTTTACTTACTGCAAGAACAGCCATTTAATAAAAGTTACACTCTAAAACGTTtccataaaatgactaaaactgaataaaataaaagtgtttttggggggaggggtaatataattctttaataactgctaaaactaattattttcttaaagggTTTCCCTGAAACGCCCATCTTCACAGATACAGTTGTATTTCATATTTCTCCCTGGATCATGACCCCAAACACCCTCAAACCTGTGGAGGTGTATGTGTGCAGGTGATTCAGTCCGAGCTTTCTTTAACCCTTCATATATCATTTAACAAATAATGCCATTTTCTAGAAATAGATACAGATATTTCCAAGTATCTTTTGCTACTCACCCTTTATCTCCTAAGTCATGGGTGTTAATGATTTACTTTAACTTTTGTCTTTCTGGCAGCACAAACGATAACTACACCTTCCTGAAGAGCATAAAGAACCTGGTGGACAAGTGTGGCTACAAACTGAAAATATGTTATGAGTACATGAACCGAGGCGACCGCTGGATGCAGGTCAGcgaaatcaatcagtcaatccattcaatcaataaaattaataaaaatgagatcaatcagtaaataaaaagtaaatattttcaaagcaAACTTTCagtcagaaaggatgcattaaattgatcaaagttgacaaacacaaacaaatacatgctcttttgatctttctgttcatcaaagaatcttaaaaaaaactgttttcaacatatattgagaaataaaaaaaagtttcttgagcaccaggaTTACTGTTTTGtgattatcaaataaatgaaacccaCATTTTTAAActagtatgtgtatatatgccagttattaatattttaaaacattatttgtttgatAGAACCCTTACAAAAAATACTTTGACACAAAAAGGTCATTCTATTTGCATTCCACAGTTTGATAAAGTGATTTTCCTACACTATCAAACTGCCATGTGATGGTGTATTGTTAACTAGACAAGCTTGTCAGATGACTGTCATATGAGATGAGTCATTTTTACTGACACGCTCCACAGGATGAGCTTGAATTTGGCTACATTGACTCTCCCCATCATCAGTTCCCTGTTGTACTGGATTCTCCTCGTGATGGAGATCTTCAGGATTTCCCCTATGAGTCCATTCTGGTGAGCAAGACGGCTAAATGCACAAAGACAAAGTCACCCGAAAGGGTCATTTACTCACCAGCATCAAATTTTGATCATATACTAATCTAAAGATGTATAGAAAGACTAAAACACTGTGTCACAGGGGCCAGACTTTGGGTACGTGACACGGAATGCTTTGAATGAGAAGGTCAGCAGTCTGGACTCCTTCGGTAACCTGGAGGTTAGTCCACCAGTCACAGTCAACGGGAAAAGTTACCCGCTTGGCAGGATCATCATTGGAGTGGCGTTCCCTACGTAAGTACCACAACTCTACAGAAACCACAACTACAAAAGTCTCCACACAATATATATGATGATTGATTAAACGagaatatttgtgtttaatttaaagtGCAACTCGTGGCCGAAACATGACCCAAGTCGTCCAGGACTTCCTGTGGGCGCAGAAAGTTCAAGAGCCGATAGCACTGTACTCTGATTGGCTGGTTGTGGGTCATGTGGATGAGTTTATGACCTTTGTTCCAGCCCCCGACCGAAAGGTAAACCGATATGCTCAGAATACTACAATACACCACCAGAGAAAAgttgtgattttttgtttttgaaagaagtctcttatgctcaccaaggctgcatttattttattaaaaatacagtaaaacagtacatttttaaatgccagTACTTTattctgaacatttttaaatacccAAAACAGTGCTTACTGAAATGGTTTGAATTTGTTCAGAAATTCCGGTTGCTGCTGGCTAGCCCTGACGCCGGATATAAAGTTTTCAAAAGCTTACAAAAGAAAGGACATGGAGAAGCAGAAATGTTTCCAGGTAAACAATCGTTAATTTTCGGTTTCAAAAATAGTTCACCATCCACCACAGTTCATATTCTAGCTAATGGTTTTACCTGAACAGGTTTGCCAGAGGTCATCTCTGTAAATGAGATTCTGAGCGACAAAAAGCTACAGGCTGAAAACCGATACGTGCAGGTCAGTGAAACACACAACATTCACAATACCTCTTTAACGCATTAAGATGCCGTCCAAACAGTATCtagatatttttgtcttttttatggaAAAGAATAATGCTGGCATCTTCTAATCTTTCACTCAGAACTGTATTGACTGGAACAGGGACGTGCTGAAGAAAGAGCTGGGGTTGGATGATGAGGACATCATTGATTTGCCCATCCTGTTTAAGGTGTTAGAAGAGAAAACGGGCCCCAGGGCTGTGGCTTACTATCCCGACATGGTACAGCACATTTTTAAGAACCTACCGAACATCCACTCACATTTTAGCTTTTtgatttttatgacttttaatgGAAAATCAACCAGTCAAAACACATTCTCTTcttctcaccaagactgcatttgcttacacagtaatactgtaaaatattactgtaaaattatttttaaacaaatgttttgtattttaaattgtaatttattccttatgcaaagctgaatttttagcatcattactctagtctttagtgtcacatgatccttcagaaatcattctaatatgcaaatatgctgcttaagaaacattcattgctattatcaatcttgaaaacagtgcATAACTTAAAGTATCATTAACCTATCATACCAAATGCCCATGTATATTCTCTAATGATCTACTTGAGGAATCTGATATTATAGTTTTCCCATTACGTTGACCTTTGTTTTGTATGTATGCACCCTCAGGTGAACATGATCGTGTTGGGGGATCAGCTGGGCATCCCAAAACCGTTTGGGCCGAAGGTGAATGGCAGGTGTGCTCTGGAGACAGAGGTGTGTTCTCTTCTGGAGCCTCTGGGCCTCAAATGTACCTTCATTGATGACTTTGCCCCGTACCACAAACTGCTGGGTGAAGTTCACTGCGGTTCCAACGTTCTTCGAGAGCGGTCCCCTTTCAGATGGTGGAACCTAGAGCTGTGAGAGAGAGTGCCTATTAAGTCTCGCAACTAGTTCATTCTAGCAATAGAGCGAAATACTAATGggataattcataaaaaaaaaatgaatgagtcatttactcaccctcatgttgtttaaacAGCTCTTTTCCATATTTAATGACAAGGTGCTGTCAAACTGTCAAACAACAAGAAAGTAACCTTTCCATGATGAACACAGAAATTGAAGTGCCTATTTTGAGAGgtgtttattttcagtaaatgcaGCTTGATAAAAAGAGCAAACTGTATACTTATGAAACAACATGAGTGCGAGCAAATACTTTTTAGTAGTTTGTCAAATTCTTATGACTTTCCTCTGAAAAGCAGGCCTTGTTTTTAACAGTATAGTTACTCCTCGGGCTGCGGTGGTGCTGTTTCATGATTTTTAAGAAAAGTAAGGGctaacaattataaataatgttttgaagtggttcaaaataatgtcaaaaaagcTTAAAGTCTGTACTATGACTTTCATGTAACTATGAACCATGAATGTTCATTCTGTGTTGCCTGAATAATAATGActgaaaatttcattttataattggTGATGGTCTTGGGTgtgcattttctttctctttttttccataaTAATGTAGATTATAGCACACAATAAACATTCCATGAACCCCTCTgatctttattaaacaatttattgttttattacaaaaaaaaggagaaaatgtatttacagtgaAACAACATTTCATAAAAGTAGCATAATAAGCACTTGTAAAGGAGAACACAATCACTTGCAGAAAGCGGTCGGTGTTTGTTTGGAACGAGTTTGTGCTTAATGTCTCTAGCATGTGCAAACACAATGTACAGTTCGACCAATCAGCAGAGACTTAGGGCTCTGACACAGCACAAGTATGGATTCAGccagacaaaaatattttcacttttccataaacttttttttataagcatCACCCCTGAAAGCATCcaaacagcatttatatatataaaaaagaaaaagaaaaaaacaagaggcCAATTGTGAAATTAGTCTAATAAAAAAGTACCaagttattttcatgtttttgggcATGAAATTGTGGTAATGTCATCTTTCTTCTGTGATAGTAATACCATAGTATTCTCTAAAATACGCATCATACAGAAAACACCATAGTATTTTAAGGAGCTGTAAAAGtgactaaaatgtttttgcagacaacaaatggtaaatatttcatttgattagAGTTGATATTTTGCCAGTGACTTTCtttatgttttaatgtcataGCTTAGGATAGTtgctcaaaataattaattttatggctcaataaaaaaaaaaaaaaaaaagagatgaatgGGAAAGCATTAACATCATAGTGCTATGTTTaaaagctaaaatattattttgattatatgatataaaaatgtttgtaattaataaaacacacatttgtgtttgaaaacaagataaaatgcCCAACATTTGCTATTGAACAAAGCATCGGATGGATATATTCTGACCTAGTGTTTTCCATAATCCATATCCACTAGTTTTACATTCATATTGCTCACCTGTCATATAAGCTAAAAGGTCTTCAGGACTTCAATACAGCGGACTTGAGAGACATTTAATCTGCACTGCTAGCTTTAAAACATGAAACTACAAACATGAGGCTACTACATTAGTGTACAGTTTACACACGTGTCAATCTGACCACAAACAGCTGTGGCCATACAAAATATGTTGATCAGTAAAACAGcataatcttaataaatactatttaaaaagtaTACAGCATCTCACACCTGATCTATTCATTTGATCATAAATTATAATGCCCACGCTTCATTTATTGGACGGGACTGGAAATGGCTTGGGTGCTCGACACCAGAAGATAGAGAACTACACTGAAGaacaacatttaacatttacctAGAttcattttcaacatcattacatCATGACACAAAAGGCAATAAAACAGAACCACACATAGATGTGTATTACAGTGCTTTGCGGGTTCATGTGTATCGTAAGCATGATGGGTTTAGGTTGAACCTCATTTGTTATTCTGAAAGATGCCAAAAGCTTGTGACAGCTTACCACCCCCGTTACTAAAAgatctacataataaataaataaataaatatgacaaataaaacCCAAACCCACACAATGAGGGCCACTgtggacagaaagaaagaaagagagaaagaaaaagaaagaaagaaagcctaTGATAACGCCATAATCATGCGTGATTCGTCGCCTGCTGGCAGCTCTTCTCTGTTCTTCTGCCTTCAACACAAGCCAGGCAGGTTTGCTATTTTGCCTACAGACCAACAGCCACGTGATAGAAGATAAGGGGGTCGAGTCCTTACAAGAGCGCACTGATTCTCTGATGCACACTTGCCCGACTGTACGCCTCCAGGCTGGAACTAGCAGTTCACATCTGTCTCCACAGGAACTCTTGTGAGCACGTCGAGCGTCCTCTGCAAAGGGCTGCTtatgaaaatgctgaaaataagaCAGAATTAATAATGATTCATGAGAATAAGGTTGATGAATATATACAGTAGaaaagtttggggctggtaagattgtataatgtttttaaaataagtctcttaacagtaaaaacagtggacactgaaatattattacaatttaaataacagttttctagttgaatgtgtgaccctggaccacaaaaccagtcttaagtgtcagtttttcaaaattgagatttatacatcacctgaaagctgaataaaaaagctttgcattgatgtatggtCAGACAATATTTGGTAGAGATACAActaatctggaatctgagggtgaaaaaaatctaaatactaagaaaatcaccttgaaagttgtccaaatgaagttcttaacagtgcatattactaatcaaaaattaagttttgatatatttacagaaggaaatttacaaaatatcttcatggaacatgatctttacttaatatcctaatgatttttgacataaaagaaaaatccataattttgacccatacattgtttttttttgctactgctaaaaatataccccagcgacttaagactggttttgtgctccagggtcacatatagctTAAATTgaattcctgtgacgcaaagctgaattttcagcatcattactcctgtcttcggtgtcacatgatccttcagtaatcattctaatatgctgatttgctgctcataaaCAGCAATACAACTAACTTAACAAAAAGGGATCAAATTAGGTCATTAGGAGTTATAATATCAATTCAAATATAACTAAATGACAAGCCCAATAAACACATCATAACATATAATAACCTGTTGATGGACATCCACGAAGTCATCTACAGCCTTCAGGACAGCTAGCAGTTCTATGTAGGATAAACACgcacagaacaaaacaaatacaaagagaaaCTACATTAAATCTAAAGTTCACAGGTACAGAGAGAAGGCTCATGCTATGACTTTAAAGGGGTGACATCTAACATTATCAGTTTAGTTTTTCCTGAGATCAATTTATAGCATTATTCTAGGTTTGTTATTATCATCTTCCACCCTCTTTccaggacatttttattctgcACTGCCTGTAGGACTATATAGATGGCATCTTCATGACTAGCATGTTCTTACCGAGTGCTGTCTCTCTGTTTTAGGACGAGGTTCAGATTGCTGTCGAATGGGACCTATAGTGAAACAGATGATTGTTAAAGCCTTAACACGATTACAAACAATGAAAATCtccaacaataaaaattaaaacaaataaaaataaaagctaattcaaaatatgaataaatactaaaacagTAGTATTTAATCTGTCTTTATTCTGGGCCTTGTCTCTAATTTcatcatgtactgtatattctgCTGTGTTCTTCTTTCCTTAGTCTTTGATACAATATTTGCTCATACAACACAGACTAAAGTACAGTTGCAAATTATGGGTGCAACAGGTTAAAAATAGCTGTccaatattttcttatttatttgatctcTCTTCTGAATGACATCTCAAAGTAATGCAGCAGTTTACGTGCAGTTGAACACATAAATTATCATCACGTGATCCTTTTAGTATAATAGATATGTTCTTGGGAGGTGAAATGTTTGTTCTGTCTCACCGTGTGAACTGCTCTGACTAGTAGTCCCAGGGCCATCTTCCAACCACACGCCGCTGTATGTAAACGAATCTCGTTTGTGAGGCGTACCGGCTGAAGACAGACTCTCCTGcttttcagaaaaattaaaaacatatgcaaacaaCAGAACCAGTCAGTCTTGCCAAATCATATAGGTGTATTGATACTTCTGTTCAGACAATTAAATGCAAGTTCCATTACGCCTGTATGCATTTGCCAGCGAACAGTATGGGCGTCTAAAAACACATGTTTTTCTCTGCCTTAGAACATTTTGATCTCCATGTACCTATCTTTTAAGTAAAATATGAGTCATGTATTGATCAATTATGAGTCATGTGTGTATGTGACCGCACCAGTCCTGTGTCATAGTCCTCTGTCGCTTCATGTTCCCGCTCGTTCTCCTCCACCACGCTGGTGAAGCTACTGGCATTGGACGAGGAGCGAGACAGATCCTGAGACTCTGGGATCGAGGGAGCTCGACAGCACAGGGCCGAactacaaacacatacatatgcacatatatgaaGTCAAATATAactgttcacctaaaaatgtgaaattactgAAAGCTGTCTCAAAACAAACTCGTCAACATCTTTAAAGGACTGAGGGCAagtaaatgtgtcattttatgtGCCTTTAACTAACCATTATTAAATGCATATGGTCAAAGATttagatgcattttttaaacttgGTTGAGGTATATTTGATTCAATTACTGTATCACACATCAGCTGCACATTAAAAGGAAAAGCTTCTCATTTATTGACCTTTGCACCTGGAAACTACCTACATCAGATTGATTATTTGCACTAGCTGCTCTGTCCATGTGATTAAAAGGTGTTGTTTGGGCTTTATTTTGCTATTGTTTAATGATAATGGAGTATGTTATGATAGCACTAGCCAAAGCTATGTTTAGTGATTGCAGGTGTAATAACACATTCAGAGAAGTCCAAAGTAGATGTATTACTAATGACTCACTGACAATAGTGACGTTTGAACTCAAACATGATAcagcaaatatatattatttgctcCTGGGAGTGGTTTTATGTAGAGGGTAATAAAAATCTGAACCTGACAAGGAGCGGCCTGTGAGCAACTACCTATTGTTCCCTTTGAACAAGCCACCTGTAACCTCAGGTTAGGCTATTTACTAACAAACATGAACATGTTATTCAACTTATATAGATACCAGACaaaaaataaagagtttaaaaacCCATGTTTTAGTAGTACTAGTACCAGTGCAACGGTATTGAATTTCAaaggaaatataatttaaagaaatgaacacctgtattcaagaaaaataaattttgaacatcaaattgatcaaaagtcaaaaattatatttcaaatgagtgtggaaaaaaaatattaagcagcactactgctttcaaaattgataataagaaatgattcttaaGTGGCGAATCATcataatatgatttctgaaggatcacatgacactaaagactggtgcaatgatgctgaaatttcagctttgccattacagtaataaatgataatttaaaatacattaacatagaaaactgctattttaaatcataataatgtcacaatattactgtttttgttgtgtttaagatcaaataaatgcagacttggtgagcataagagacttcttcccaaaaaaaaaaaaaaaacacaccacaaatgcaaatctaatattaaaaagttcaaaaaaagaaaaccattacTTCACATGATCATAGATGCCTTTCCAGGAATGTAAAGATCAGattatatgaaaaatgtatgGAACAACTGAGCATCCATACAGCAAACAGAAGGTGCTTACCCAATCTTAGTGATCTGCATCTCAGGTGAGCTCTGACTGGACGAGTTGTCTAATCTGAGGTCCTGAGTGGTGTGTCCACCGTCAGATGTCCTCTGTGGACTAGGGGACACATCTCGACTGCTGGAACATAATGATTAACTCATCTTAATTACTGTTCTCAGAATGTTctgcattttacatatttaacaaacCTAACATAAAAAGATACTTATTTGTCAGTACACACTTAATACTCACTAGAT
It encodes:
- the LOC109091564 gene encoding protein-arginine deiminase type-2-like isoform X2; translation: MVSQRSLTIDTEKATGTTYVLGTELTVNLNRCAPPQSKSFSIKCGPNVHYKVTSPAGDRSAAPYPLTPNSVLIVTMDTVSETANDSKLSVRYYGEKTESLGDAVLHLTAVEISLDVDADRDGVVEKNNPNKGSWKWGPNGHGAVLLVNCDSETTYKKTLDSEVDEINKVSDLQDMSKMILRTNGPAELPEGYKLTMHISQTTSENVRVFRPRTSAKKDDVWKHKLLKLFLKDYIMVVGTDTLTEEVPYLGGKTELAFFVEGLRFPDKDFDGLVTINLSLLEPCGKGFPETPIFTDTVVFHISPWIMTPNTLKPVEVYVCSTNDNYTFLKSIKNLVDKCGYKLKICYEYMNRGDRWMQDELEFGYIDSPHHQFPVVLDSPRDGDLQDFPYESILGPDFGYVTRNALNEKVSSLDSFGNLEVSPPVTVNGKSYPLGRIIIGVAFPTATRGRNMTQVVQDFLWAQKVQEPIALYSDWLVVGHVDEFMTFVPAPDRKKFRLLLASPDAGYKVFKSLQKKGHGEAEMFPGLPEVISVNEILSDKKLQAENRYVQNCIDWNRDVLKKELGLDDEDIIDLPILFKVLEEKTGPRAVAYYPDMVNMIVLGDQLGIPKPFGPKVNGRCALETEVCSLLEPLGLKCTFIDDFAPYHKLLGEVHCGSNVLRERSPFRWWNLEL
- the LOC109091564 gene encoding protein-arginine deiminase type-2-like isoform X1; translated protein: MDMSQEQTRSVSLPRSLRKRKKGSDMTNMFQRTCRLEINVPTQIVHVIGTELKVIVDRCAPPQSKSFSIKCGPNVHYKVTSPAGDRSAAPYPLTPNSVLIVTMDTVSETANDSKLSVRYYGEKTESLGDAVLHLTAVEISLDVDADRDGVVEKNNPNKGSWKWGPNGHGAVLLVNCDSETTYKKTLDSEVDEINKVSDLQDMSKMILRTNGPAELPEGYKLTMHISQTTSENVRVFRPRTSAKKDDVWKHKLLKLFLKDYIMVVGTDTLTEEVPYLGGKTELAFFVEGLRFPDKDFDGLVTINLSLLEPCGKGFPETPIFTDTVVFHISPWIMTPNTLKPVEVYVCSTNDNYTFLKSIKNLVDKCGYKLKICYEYMNRGDRWMQDELEFGYIDSPHHQFPVVLDSPRDGDLQDFPYESILGPDFGYVTRNALNEKVSSLDSFGNLEVSPPVTVNGKSYPLGRIIIGVAFPTATRGRNMTQVVQDFLWAQKVQEPIALYSDWLVVGHVDEFMTFVPAPDRKKFRLLLASPDAGYKVFKSLQKKGHGEAEMFPGLPEVISVNEILSDKKLQAENRYVQNCIDWNRDVLKKELGLDDEDIIDLPILFKVLEEKTGPRAVAYYPDMVNMIVLGDQLGIPKPFGPKVNGRCALETEVCSLLEPLGLKCTFIDDFAPYHKLLGEVHCGSNVLRERSPFRWWNLEL